In Plectropomus leopardus isolate mb unplaced genomic scaffold, YSFRI_Pleo_2.0 unplaced_scaffold2301, whole genome shotgun sequence, the DNA window GCATCTCTCCTCTCCAACACATGGACTTGTTGtatccttgtcaccttttcaaAAATCGTCAGGGGAAtgatttagaattaaaaaaatacaaaaaaaaaagtagaaaaacattgTGGGAAATCCTGTTGTCCACTCTGAGGAATGGAACAAATAACACTGAATTCCAAAGAGTTGCTGACTTGTTACTCTTTTGCTGATTTGTAGCTCTTCTTCATCGTTAAACTTCAGTCTTTCAACGTCCGCCCTGCCCCGCGTCCCGGCTCAATTCGTGTCTCTAACTGTGCTCGTGATGTGTTTCGTTATAGTCCATGATCTTTAGCTGCTGCTGCCGGGGGCGCCCTGAGCCCGCCTGACCCCGTCCTCCGCCTGCCTTCCTGCGGGGGCTTTCCTGGCTGGAGGCCCGCTGCTTGGACTCAGAAGGGGGCTCCTTGGTGGGCACGGTAAGAGGAGTAGCGTGGGCGGGGGCAGGGGGCGGAGTCAGGATGGAGGAAGGTGCGGGGCAGACAGGGGCGATATAACCTGGGAAAGGCGGTTCCACGCACAGCTCAGTCTTCAGGCCGTGGGCGAGGCCGGCCAGGCGCGTCGGCGGCTGTTCCTCGTCACACTGGCTCTCGCTCTTGTTGCGGAACAGCTCGCGAGCCCTCATGCCCAGGAAGCTCTTGGCGCTGGGGTAGGAGCCCACGGTGAGCGGCGCGTCCGAGGGAGGCAGGGGTGCGAGCGGGTTGGCGTATGGACAGGACAGCGAGGGCTCCACCAGCAGGGGCGGGGCCAAGTCCTGGCTGCCGTTGATGGAGTTGGCTGTTGTCTTGGAAGAGTTGCTCGCCTTTGGTTGCCGTGGCGATAAAGTGCTGCCGTTGCCCCGGGGGGAATCGTGTGGTTGTCTGCCGTCCTCTATGGTGTGAGTTTTGCTT includes these proteins:
- the LOC121966081 gene encoding hamartin-like translates to MVPDGPSKTHTIEDGRQPHDSPRGNGSTLSPRQPKASNSSKTTANSINGSQDLAPPLLVEPSLSCPYANPLAPLPPSDAPLTVGSYPSAKSFLGMRARELFRNKSESQCDEEQPPTRLAGLAHGLKTELCVEPPFPGYIAPVCPAPSSILTPPPAPAHATPLTVPTKEPPSESKQRASSQESPRRKAGGGRGQAGSGRPRQQQLKIMDYNETHHEHS